A section of the Sceloporus undulatus isolate JIND9_A2432 ecotype Alabama chromosome 3, SceUnd_v1.1, whole genome shotgun sequence genome encodes:
- the ZBTB38 gene encoding zinc finger and BTB domain-containing protein 38: protein MTIMSHLKDLKDNFHSDTVLSVLNEQRIRGVLCDVTIIVEDTKFKAHSNVLAASSLYFKNIFWSRAICISGHVLELDDLKAEVFTEILNYIYSSTVIVKRQETVLDLAAAGKKLGISFLEDLTDKSFSNSPCLYSFCNNEKGEVKEEKRQEDSAVTNGPRITNAYSIYETENCNNLFSPLDLRASFKKMPETNKASGIGLQKNDGCKEVERTSTLAEHSYAVTTGCDAFQQNSFYHESSPLGKRGEDSSETGQLMPLIESVSQTFSTSKTVFNSQASNIPSIQLSIIKGTNADGHQKLVNDHTISIQKTHPNTDTVLPSREDETKSDHISGSIVAVIPHVYNSNCCTKTFSDGTQFSTHVQLHSEAQETLVCKYCSKQFESTVGLETHEQGCGGLDNCENEESCLDNFVTSNGTTGISYISPEPTITENELADYSVTMPETDHFVKVVDGQVLYTCSVCKRTYVTLSSLRRHSNVHSWRRTYPCHYCNKVFALAEYRTRHEIWHTGERRYQCIFCLETFMTYYILKNHQKSFHAIDHRLGVNKKTANGGLKPSVYPYKLYRLLPMKCKRPPYKSYGNSSYESIQANIQVNNEDPSGTCIIQSTVTSELPSLNFPHSMLPNTTMPLDTSSCSDATTTLVNPPSISSWETGATEADLKNDTCTTRRLLSSTQHNSGPQEYDSSLQTISNSNASDNSTPVINYNNSASSVIMHSGRVSSVIMHSNAVNAISSSEISDITVSQVASDDHVHGSEDSQSNVRTRSNKEKKRGSLYNKEETSEELKYMANAEMSSNTSTDAFEPSNKTETYIAKPALPGTSSDSNVAPLCQITVKIGNEAIVKRHILGSKLFYRKGRRSKYESKDNHMVQITEREKRERSMSRVCRLDYLELNEMCEDVSDHDSNDKPWRPYYNYKPKKKSKQLKKMRKGRWREKYRSRNSCQESEKTHVSSYALRNIPEEKVPQQEEDRNMPSLHCELCEKDNPSVEKAQDHLHWDTTTSVSYTCELCQKKFQSPSALRMHMRCHTGEKPYTCKTCGKSFSISGNLQKHERIHSGVKDFICQYCKKAFSLNETLKIHERIHTGEKRYHCQFCFQSFLYLSTKRNHEQRHKREHTGKGYACFQCPKVCKTAAALGMHQKKHLFKTPKQEDVNDYLFNESSKPFVSHHFIDSDKRETIKPLLTQNIGAEQHEASST, encoded by the coding sequence ATGACCATCATGTCTCACCTAAAAGATCTCAAAGATAATTTCCACAGTGACACAGTCCTCTCTGTTCTAAATGAACAACGCATTCGAGGTGTTTTATGTGATGTCACAATCATTGTGGAAGACACCAAATTTAAAGCCCATAGCAATGTTCTGGCTGCttcaagcctttatttcaaaaatatattttggagtCGTGCAATTTGCATTTCTGGACATGTACTGGAATTAGATGATCTTAAAGCTGAAGTGTTCACAGAAATACTTAATTATATCTACAGTTCAACAGTAATTGTTAAAAGACAGGAGACTGTTTTAGACCTTGCAGCTGCAGGGAAAAAACTGGGAATATCATTTCTAGAAGATCTTACAGACAAGAGCTTTTCAAATTCTCCTTGTCTTTATTCATTTTGCAATAATGAAAAAGGTgaagtgaaagaagaaaaaagacaagaagaTTCAGCAGTCACAAATGGACCAAGGATTACAAATGCATATTCCATTTATGAAACTGAAAATTGTAATAATTTGTTTTCTCCtcttgacctcagagcaagttttaaaaaaatgccagaaACAAATAAAGCATCTGGTATTGGACTACAAAAGAATGATGGTTGCAAAGAAGTTGAGAGAACCAGTACATTAGCTGAGCATTCTTATGCTGTTACTACAGGTTGTGATGCTTTTCAACAAAATTCCTTTTACCACGAAAGTAGCCCACTTGGTAAAAGGGGTGAAGATAGTTCTGAAACTGGCCAATTGATGCCTCTTATTGAGTCTGTCTCTCAAACATTTAGTACATCAAAGACAGTTTTTAACTCCCAGGCCTCTAATATACCTTCAATACAGCTATCAATTATCAAGGGAACCAATGCTGATGGTCATCAAAAACTAGTAAATGATCACACCATTTCTATTCAAAAAACCCATCCAAATACGGACACTGTTCTGCCTTCCAGGGAAGATGAAACTAAATCAGATCATATTTCTGGATCAATAGTTGCAGTCATTCCACATGTTTATAACTCTAACTGCTGTACTAAAACATTCAGTGATGGAACTCAATTCAGCACCCATGTCCAGCTTCACTCAGAAGCTCAAGAAACATTAGTTTGCAAATACTGTAGCAAACAGTTTGAAAGCACAGTTGGACTAGAGACACATGAGCAAGGATGTGGAGGATTAGACAATTGTGAAAATGAAGAGAGTTGCTTGGATAATTTTGTTACTTCAAATGGAACAACTGGCATTTCATATATTAGCCCAGAGCCCACAATAACTGAAAATGAGCTTGCTGATTATTCTGTCACAATGCCAGAAACAGACCACTTTGTTAAAGTTGTTGATGGACAAGTACTTTATACTTGTAGCGTTTGCAAACGTACCTatgttaccttgtctagcctcaGAAGACATTCTAATGTTCATTCATGGAGAAGAACATACCCTTGTCATTACTGCAACAAAGTGTTTGCATTAGCCGAATACCGTACAAGACATGAAATCTGGCACACAGGAGAAAGGCGATACCAGTGCATCTTCTGCCTTGAGACATTTATGACATACTATATACTCAAAAACCACCAGAAGTCTTTCCATGCAATTGACCACCGACTTGGAGTAAATAAGAAGACTGCAAATGGTGGCTTGAAACCAAGTGTCTATCCTTACAAACTTTATAGGCTTTTGCCTATGAAATGCAAAAGGCCACCATATAAGAGCTATGGGAACTCATCATATGAAAGCATACAAGCAAACATACAAGTTAATAATGAAGATCCTAGTGGTACCTGCATTATTCAGAGCACTGTCACTTCTGAACTGCCATCACTGAATTTTCCGCACAGTATGTTGCCAAACACAACTATGCCCTTGGATACATCTTCATGTAGTGATGCAACAACAACTCTTGTGAACCCACCAAGTATTTCTTCTTGGGAAACTGGTGCAACAGAAGCAGACCTTAAAAATGATACATGTACTACTAGAAGACTATTGTCCTCTACTCAGCATAATTCTGGCCCTCAAGAATATGATTCCTCTCTTCAAACTATCAGCAACAGCAACGCCAGTGACAATTCAACGCCTGTTATTAACTATAATAATTCAGCATCTTCTGTCATCATGCATAGTGGTAGAGTTTCCTCTGTAATCATGCACAGCAATGCTGTCAATGCAATAAGTAGTTCAGAAATTTCAGACATTACAGTCAGCCAGGTAGCAAGTGATGACCATGTACATGGTTCAGAGGACAGCCAAAGCAATGTTAGAACAAGAAGcaataaggaaaagaaaagagggtcATTATACAACAAAGAAGAGACTTCGGAAGAATTAAAGTATATGGCAAATGCAGAAATGTCTTCTAACACATCAACAGATGCTTTTGAACCTTCAAATAAGACAGAAACCTACATAGCAAAACCTGCATTGCCAGGAACATCTTCTGATAGCAATGTTGCTCCTCTTTGtcaaataacagttaaaatagggAATGAAGCCATTGTGAAAAGACATATTTTGGGATCCAAACTGTTTTACAGAAAAGGCAGAAGATCTAAATATGAATCCAAAGACAATCATATGGTTCAAATTACAGAgcgagagaagagagagagaagcatgtcTCGAGTATGCAGGTTAGACTACCTTGAACTCAATGAAATGTGTGAAGATGTCAGTGATCATGACTCCAATGATAAACCATGGCGGCCGTATTACAACTACAAaccaaaaaagaaatcaaaacagctaaagaaaatgagaaagggaaGATGGCGAGAGAAATACAGGAGTagaaattcttgccaagaaagtgaAAAGACACATGTCTCAAGCTATGCACTTAGGAACATTCCTGAAGAAAAAGTCCCTCAACAAGAAGAAGATAGAAATATGCCGAGCCTGCACTGCGAGCTCTGTGAAAAAGATAACCCTTCTGTTGAAAAAGCCCAGGATCATTTACACTGGGATACAACTACATCTGTGTCCTATACCTGTGAATTATGCCAAAAAAAGTTCCAGAGCCCATCTGCTCTAAGAATGCATATGCGAtgccatacaggagagaaaccctataCTTGCAAAACCTGTGGGAAGAGCTTTTCGATATCAGGTAACTTACAGAAGCATGAACGCATCCATTCAGGTGTAAAGGATTTCATCTGTCAATACTGTAAAAAGGCATTCAGTCTAAATGAGACACTCAAAAtacatgagagaatccacacaggagaaaagcgcTACCACTGCCAGTTCTGCTTCCAGAGTTTCTTATACCTTTCTACCAAAAGAAACCATGAGCAAAGACATAAGCGAGAACATACTGGCAAAGGATATGCATGTTTTCAGTGTCCCAAAGTTTGCAAGACAGCAGCAGCACTTGGAATGCATCAGAAGAAGCATTTATTCAAAACCCCCAAACAAGAAGATGTAAATGATTATTTGTTTAACGAAAGTAGTAAGCCATTTGTAAGTCATCACTTCATTGACTCAGATAAACGGGAAACAATTAAACCTTTACTAACACAAAATATAGGTGCAGAGCAGCATGAAGCAAGTAGTACTTAG